The Enterobacteriaceae endosymbiont of Macroplea mutica region TATGGGGCAGGCTGGAGCTATTAGACACGGTATTACAAGAGCACTAATTAAATATGATAAACATTATAGACATGACTTAAAACAAGCTGGTTATATTACTAGAGATGATCGTAAGGTAGAACGCAAGAAAGTAGGCTTTAAAAAAGCCAGACGTAGTCCACAATTTTCAAAACGTTAGAAAAAATTCTATTAAACATTTTATTGATGTAACATAACTTTTGCTAATAAAGTTTGTTTTATAAAGATTATTATGGATAAACTCATTATAAAAGGGCCTGTAAAATTACAAGGCAAAGTGAGAATTTCTGGTGCTAAAAACGCTGCACTGCCTATTTTATTATCCACTATTTTACTTAATGGCACAATAAGTATTAATAACATTCCATATATTAAAGATATTAATGTTGCTATTAAATTATTACAATGCTTAGGAGCGAAAATAAAAAAAGGTAAATTATTATATTTAGATACTAGAAATTTAAAGAATAGTTTATTACCCGAACGATTTATTACTGTTATTCGTGCATCTGTTTGGATTATAAGTCCTTTGTTAGTACGTTTTGGTAAATTTCGTATGTTTTATCCTGGAGGTTGTGCCATTGGGAAACGTCCTATAGATTTACATATAAAATATTTATATCAATTAGGAGCTGTTATAAAAGAAAAGAAAAATTATATCATTGGATATATTCCTGATGCAATCATAGGCACACATATTATTATGGATAAAATTAGTGTAGGAGCAACTATCAGTACTATACTACTAGCAATTTTTGCTAAAGGAATAACTATTATTGATAATCCAGCTAAAGAACCAGAAATACAAGATTTATCAAATTTTTTAAATTTTATGGGTGCAAGAATTTATGGCGCGGGTACTAATAGAATTACTATTAATGGCATACAATATTTAAATAATAAAAATAAAATATATACGATTATCCCTGATCGCATAGAAACAGGTACTTTTTTAGTTGCGGCCGCTATGTCAAAAAGTAAAATCATATGCGAACATACTAATCCACAACATCTAACTGTAGTCTTGGAAAAACTAAAAGATACTGGTGCAAATATACAAATAGGAAGTAATTGGTGCAGTTTAGATATGAATAATAAAACACCTAAAGCTGTAAATATTATTACTGGACCATATCCAAATTTTCCAACAGATATGCAAACATTATTCACTGTATTAAATACTGTTTCTTGTGGTGTAAGTAATATTACAGAAACTATTTTTGAAAATAGGTTTTTGCATATTTTTGAATTACAAAAAATGGGGGCGGAAATATTATTAAAAAATAATAAGATTATGTATATTAGTGGTAAAAAAATGTTGAAAGGAACACAAGTTATAGCTACTGATTTACGTGCTTCTATTAGTTTAGTTTTAGCTGGTTGTCATGCTATTGGTACTACTATTATACATAATATTAATTATATTGATCGTGGTTATGAAAATATAGAACAAAAATTATTATTATTAGGAGCTAAAACAAAAAGAATAAAAATATAGAAATATTATTCATTCTATCTTAGAATATAATCAAGTAATATTTTTTTGTATATATTCACACTATATTAAATGATATATACTATATATTATTATGTAGTTTTTGGAAAGGTTAAAAACATGTATGCTATTTTTCATAATGGTGGTAAACAATATAAGATTACAATAGGACAAATTATACATATAGATAAACATATAGGACATATAGGAGAAATTATTAATTTTACAAATATATTGGTAATATTTAGTACAAATGTGTTTTATGTTGGCAAACCATATATTTTAGGTGCCAAAATTACAGCGAAACTCATTCAACATAAAAAAAATACAAAAATTAAAATTGTGAAATTTAATCGCAGAAAACATTATAAAAAAATTCAAGGACATAGACAATTATGTACTATAGTTAAAATTCTTGATATACAAAAATAATAAGGACATAATATGGCACAAAAAAAAGCTGGTGGTTCATCTAGAAATGGTAGGGATTCACGTTCTAAAAGATTAGGTATTAAACATTTTGGAGGAGAAATGGTATCTGCAGGATATATTATTGTACGTCAACGAGGTACAAAATTTCATGCTGGTATTAATGTTGGATGTGGCAAGGATCATACATTATTTGCTAAAATTAAAGGCATTGTAAAATTTATTAAAAAAGGTATCAATAATAAAATATATATTCATGTGATTAACAATAATATTACATAACAAATTTTATGTAACAGTACAATACTGGATATATAGAATTTTATAAGAAATTTATTGTGTTGGAGTATGAATGAAATTAATAGATAAAGTAGTAATATTTGTTATGGCAGGTAAAGGAGGTAATGGATGTATTAGTTTTCGACGTGAAAAATATATTCCTAAAGGCGGACCTGATGGTGGTAATGGTGGTAATGGTGGCAATATATACTTGATGTCTAGTAAATATATTAATAATTTAAAACAGTATCATCATAAAAAATATTATGTATCAGAAAATGGTTCTAATGGCAGAAAATATCAATGTACAGGTAGTAAAGGCAAAGATTTAATTTTGTTAATTCCTTTAGGTACAATAGTTATTGATTTAGTAACCAAAATAATTA contains the following coding sequences:
- the murA gene encoding UDP-N-acetylglucosamine 1-carboxyvinyltransferase; this translates as MDKLIIKGPVKLQGKVRISGAKNAALPILLSTILLNGTISINNIPYIKDINVAIKLLQCLGAKIKKGKLLYLDTRNLKNSLLPERFITVIRASVWIISPLLVRFGKFRMFYPGGCAIGKRPIDLHIKYLYQLGAVIKEKKNYIIGYIPDAIIGTHIIMDKISVGATISTILLAIFAKGITIIDNPAKEPEIQDLSNFLNFMGARIYGAGTNRITINGIQYLNNKNKIYTIIPDRIETGTFLVAAAMSKSKIICEHTNPQHLTVVLEKLKDTGANIQIGSNWCSLDMNNKTPKAVNIITGPYPNFPTDMQTLFTVLNTVSCGVSNITETIFENRFLHIFELQKMGAEILLKNNKIMYISGKKMLKGTQVIATDLRASISLVLAGCHAIGTTIIHNINYIDRGYENIEQKLLLLGAKTKRIKI
- the rplU gene encoding 50S ribosomal protein L21, translating into MYAIFHNGGKQYKITIGQIIHIDKHIGHIGEIINFTNILVIFSTNVFYVGKPYILGAKITAKLIQHKKNTKIKIVKFNRRKHYKKIQGHRQLCTIVKILDIQK
- the rpmA gene encoding 50S ribosomal protein L27, producing the protein MAQKKAGGSSRNGRDSRSKRLGIKHFGGEMVSAGYIIVRQRGTKFHAGINVGCGKDHTLFAKIKGIVKFIKKGINNKIYIHVINNNIT